In Bacteroidota bacterium, the following are encoded in one genomic region:
- a CDS encoding PAS domain S-box protein, whose translation MSKILFITDNPNEATSLQKYFSEENLVFQITPTNFKSAARLLDNENYQIMLTNCGKGALVPPSLSANIKKFSTKLPVIVLMDESDENKKKKFIDLGVHNVITKTPDYLPILNSIINTHSQNSVKEKIISGVDIPVITTDKEGKINFWNSPSEHLFGWKSDEVIGKPINKIFEFDFGFLNKDLNIIDVIKKNEYWHGEILLQNKHQKKLFIELRLKRITDGKQTVVVGSYIDITAKKENDRKLHLLSDVILNVSDGVVLTDLENNIIFVNEAKAKMSGYTTEELIGQNISVLAGGDEALSKNMDDITNDLKTRGNYSGDLIEKTKGGREIIIQLTNKLLRDDDGNPYAILGTSQDITEKKKLENQLRESEEWYRTLVTNINGILIFLDIYGNIIYINQPAETFLGYTIDEIKGQNYFDVFISDSTQNTLTRDSLTEILSGKSIKGIHATVKSRNNGIRYSVYNISPRYEINLNINGIIVNGIDITELKTLERQLAETYSYLENIIVNSADGIATFDLDAKVVTWNHACERIYGYTAKEIIGKSVVATVPPDHYTEWKKLYDSVLKGETFNNLEVERISKYGSVLNLLLTVSPIRNMTGKIIGISSFIRDITEKKLLEKQAYMSEVKYRQLFEESKDFIFEITTEGRFISINQAGVELLGYETKEEVFNLFVPKDVYVNQDEMERFVTEIRTAGYVVDFEIQIKKKNGEKITIIETATAVHGDDDKIISYRGIGHDLTEKKRHQERIISLLIASQAFSRTTTEAEIFDSISKAIRRLGYNIIILLKDGNTLKIARTTFDQGILRGMEKLFNFRFDTYRIPYKKFPGLVSVIDHKKTVLNEHSISRLIEILPRNIPREAIESIANEVGYRNRSISVPLVVFDDVIGLALINSDEFKQEDVSIFNLYAAQLNSALENARLYNQLSQANEDLKKAYEKLHESQAMLIHGEKMKAIGDLASGVAHDFNNLLGVIVGRTQLLQLRSTDQKMKNDLSIILKAAMDGAETVKRLQDFAKKKAEDNASAIDVNLIIEDTIDLTQTKWKDVAQQRGVKITIHKDFDKLPIVFGSGSELREILTNLILNAVDAMPEGGTMTIRTKNLDRLYSIEIEDTGTGIPQESLSKIFTPFYSTKGDKGTGLGLSIVKMLVTKRQGDIRVTSETGKGTKFTITFPKVNIENSVHKPQNAISVSSNGHTQDSHLTVLVVDDEEEIRILLAEILKEADYKVILAKNGREGIDKFKQEKVDIVFTDLGMPEINGWQVAKEIKEINPITPVILISGWGRDLKDQDITNTGVDYFAAKPFHIDEIFQLLMSSKNLITERKIN comes from the coding sequence ATGAGTAAAATACTATTTATTACAGATAATCCAAACGAAGCTACATCTTTACAAAAATATTTTTCAGAAGAGAATCTTGTCTTTCAGATAACTCCTACCAACTTTAAATCTGCTGCCCGACTTCTTGATAATGAAAATTATCAAATTATGTTAACCAACTGCGGCAAAGGCGCGTTGGTGCCTCCTTCATTATCTGCAAACATCAAAAAATTTTCTACCAAACTTCCTGTTATTGTTTTGATGGATGAATCCGATGAGAACAAAAAAAAGAAATTTATAGATCTGGGTGTTCATAACGTAATTACTAAGACCCCCGACTACCTGCCGATTTTGAATTCAATAATAAACACACATTCACAAAATTCAGTCAAAGAAAAAATAATATCGGGAGTTGATATCCCTGTTATCACCACAGATAAAGAAGGGAAAATAAACTTCTGGAATTCTCCTTCAGAACATTTGTTCGGTTGGAAATCCGATGAAGTTATAGGCAAACCGATAAATAAGATATTCGAATTTGATTTCGGATTTCTCAATAAGGATTTAAATATTATTGATGTTATTAAAAAAAATGAGTATTGGCATGGCGAAATACTTTTACAAAATAAACATCAAAAGAAACTCTTTATTGAATTAAGATTAAAACGAATTACAGACGGGAAGCAAACGGTTGTTGTCGGAAGCTATATCGACATAACGGCAAAAAAAGAGAACGACCGCAAGCTGCACTTGTTGTCGGATGTAATTCTAAATGTTTCGGATGGAGTTGTATTAACAGACCTTGAAAATAATATTATTTTTGTGAACGAAGCAAAAGCCAAAATGAGTGGCTATACTACCGAAGAACTTATCGGGCAAAACATATCGGTTTTAGCAGGCGGCGATGAGGCTCTATCCAAAAATATGGATGATATTACGAACGATTTAAAAACTCGTGGTAATTATTCAGGAGATTTGATTGAAAAAACTAAAGGCGGACGCGAAATAATAATACAACTTACAAACAAATTACTGCGCGACGATGATGGAAATCCGTATGCAATTCTTGGTACATCACAGGATATCACTGAAAAGAAAAAGTTAGAGAACCAACTCAGAGAATCTGAGGAGTGGTATCGCACCCTCGTAACGAATATAAACGGCATACTGATATTTTTGGATATTTATGGAAACATTATTTACATAAATCAACCGGCAGAAACATTTTTAGGTTATACTATAGACGAAATTAAGGGGCAAAATTATTTCGACGTTTTTATTTCCGACAGCACGCAGAACACACTGACTCGCGACAGCCTGACTGAAATTTTAAGCGGTAAATCGATAAAGGGAATTCATGCAACAGTTAAATCACGCAACAACGGAATAAGATATTCGGTTTACAATATCAGTCCCCGATATGAGATCAACTTAAACATAAACGGAATAATTGTAAATGGTATCGACATAACGGAATTAAAAACTTTAGAGCGTCAACTTGCCGAAACATACAGCTATCTGGAAAATATAATAGTTAATTCTGCCGATGGAATTGCTACCTTCGACTTAGATGCAAAAGTTGTAACTTGGAACCATGCCTGCGAACGAATTTACGGTTACACAGCTAAAGAAATAATCGGAAAATCTGTAGTAGCAACAGTTCCTCCTGATCATTATACTGAATGGAAAAAATTATATGATAGCGTTTTAAAAGGTGAAACTTTTAATAATTTAGAAGTTGAACGCATCAGTAAATATGGAAGTGTGCTCAACTTATTACTCACAGTATCACCGATACGCAACATGACGGGGAAAATTATCGGAATATCATCGTTCATCCGGGACATTACCGAAAAGAAACTCCTCGAAAAGCAAGCATATATGTCGGAAGTAAAATACCGGCAACTCTTTGAAGAATCTAAAGATTTTATATTCGAGATAACCACCGAGGGGCGTTTTATTTCGATTAACCAGGCAGGCGTAGAACTATTAGGATACGAAACCAAAGAAGAAGTGTTCAATCTTTTTGTTCCAAAAGATGTGTATGTAAATCAAGATGAAATGGAACGCTTCGTAACCGAGATACGGACAGCAGGTTACGTCGTGGATTTTGAAATACAAATAAAAAAAAAGAACGGAGAAAAAATCACTATCATCGAAACTGCTACAGCAGTGCATGGTGATGACGACAAAATAATCAGTTATCGTGGAATCGGGCACGATTTAACGGAGAAGAAGCGCCATCAGGAACGAATTATTTCGCTGCTTATAGCTTCGCAGGCATTCTCACGCACAACGACAGAAGCGGAGATATTCGATTCAATTTCGAAAGCTATCCGGCGGCTCGGTTACAATATTATAATATTGTTGAAAGACGGCAACACTTTAAAAATTGCTCGTACTACTTTTGATCAGGGAATTCTGCGGGGTATGGAAAAACTTTTTAATTTTAGGTTCGATACCTACAGGATTCCTTACAAAAAATTTCCGGGTTTAGTCAGCGTAATCGATCATAAAAAAACAGTTTTAAACGAACATTCTATCAGTCGGCTCATTGAAATTCTTCCCCGTAATATCCCGCGTGAAGCAATCGAATCAATTGCGAACGAAGTCGGTTACCGCAACCGTTCGATATCTGTACCACTTGTCGTTTTCGATGATGTTATCGGTCTTGCATTGATAAACTCAGATGAATTTAAACAGGAAGATGTCTCCATTTTCAATCTCTATGCAGCGCAATTAAACAGTGCACTTGAAAATGCCCGCCTCTACAACCAGTTAAGCCAAGCCAACGAGGACCTCAAAAAGGCTTACGAAAAATTACACGAATCGCAGGCAATGCTCATTCACGGCGAAAAAATGAAAGCCATCGGCGATTTGGCAAGCGGGGTCGCTCACGATTTTAACAACCTGCTTGGCGTAATAGTAGGACGGACACAGTTGTTGCAACTTCGTTCAACAGATCAAAAGATGAAAAACGATCTGAGCATCATTTTAAAAGCTGCAATGGACGGAGCCGAAACTGTAAAACGTTTGCAGGACTTTGCCAAAAAGAAAGCTGAAGATAACGCATCGGCTATAGATGTAAACTTGATAATCGAAGATACTATCGACCTTACTCAAACTAAATGGAAGGATGTGGCACAGCAACGAGGTGTGAAGATTACAATCCACAAAGATTTCGATAAATTACCAATAGTCTTCGGCAGTGGGTCTGAGCTGCGAGAAATTTTAACTAATTTAATTTTAAACGCAGTCGATGCGATGCCAGAAGGCGGGACAATGACAATTAGAACAAAAAATTTAGACCGCCTTTACAGTATCGAGATTGAAGACACCGGAACGGGTATCCCTCAAGAATCTCTTTCAAAAATTTTCACTCCTTTCTACAGCACAAAAGGAGATAAAGGTACCGGACTCGGTTTGTCGATAGTGAAAATGCTTGTAACAAAACGTCAAGGAGACATTCGTGTAACAAGTGAAACAGGGAAGGGAACCAAATTTACTATTACTTTCCCGAAAGTCAACATAGAGAATTCAGTGCATAAACCACAAAATGCTATTTCAGTTTCTTCAAACGGGCATACACAAGATTCACACCTCACGGTACTCGTTGTTGATGATGAGGAAGAAATTAGAATTTTGCTTGCAGAAATTTTAAAAGAAGCTGAT
- a CDS encoding PorV/PorQ family protein, producing the protein MKKMTFIIIVTLIFLYSVTTLCGTGIGKYASEFMAIGVGGRALGLGGAYTAIANDVTAGYWNPAGLSKINYPQLSLMHSEQFGSLVNYDYAAAAFPVGSNSSVGVSVIRLGVDAIPDTRGALIDEDGDGIFDDNERLDKSKISYFNTADWAVYFTYSKKHSDRLSYGANIKLIRRDMSVGSATGIGFDVGIQFSPYENFFIGANLQDATTTFLAWNTGTNELITPTLKLGSAYLIEALGGRFIPVFDVDIRFENRRYASNVNLGPVSFDMHSGLEFDFKNIAALRVGYSDIGTTNFGAGIHLPKFDIDYTFATSKLTDERFDNTHRVSITFTFESDQFARRTE; encoded by the coding sequence ATGAAAAAGATGACTTTTATAATTATCGTAACTTTGATATTCTTGTATAGCGTAACAACACTATGCGGAACCGGAATAGGCAAATATGCGAGCGAATTTATGGCAATTGGTGTTGGCGGAAGAGCTTTAGGTTTAGGGGGTGCATACACAGCAATCGCTAACGATGTTACAGCGGGTTACTGGAACCCTGCAGGTTTATCGAAAATAAATTATCCACAACTTTCGCTAATGCACTCTGAACAATTTGGAAGTCTGGTCAATTACGATTATGCCGCTGCTGCTTTTCCTGTCGGTTCAAATTCGAGTGTCGGAGTTAGCGTAATCCGGCTTGGTGTTGATGCAATTCCAGATACACGCGGCGCCTTAATTGACGAAGACGGGGACGGGATTTTTGACGACAATGAACGACTTGATAAAAGCAAGATTTCGTATTTCAATACTGCCGATTGGGCTGTGTATTTCACTTACTCAAAAAAACATAGCGACAGATTATCTTACGGTGCAAATATTAAACTCATTCGACGTGATATGAGTGTAGGATCCGCAACAGGAATTGGATTTGATGTAGGAATACAGTTCTCGCCTTACGAAAATTTCTTCATCGGTGCTAACTTGCAAGATGCTACGACAACTTTTCTCGCATGGAACACCGGCACGAATGAGTTAATCACTCCAACGCTCAAACTCGGATCGGCATACCTTATTGAAGCACTAGGTGGAAGGTTTATTCCGGTTTTTGATGTAGATATCCGATTTGAAAATCGCCGGTATGCTTCGAACGTAAATTTAGGACCTGTAAGTTTTGATATGCACTCAGGACTTGAATTCGATTTTAAAAACATCGCAGCTCTTCGTGTCGGATATAGCGATATTGGCACTACAAACTTTGGCGCCGGAATTCACCTCCCTAAATTCGATATCGATTATACTTTCGCAACTTCCAAACTTACTGACGAGAGGTTCGATAATACTCACCGGGTTTCCATCACTTTTACATTTGAATCAGATCAATTTGCACGTAGGACTGAATAG
- a CDS encoding histidine kinase dimerization/phospho-acceptor domain-containing protein has translation MDSVYILLVEPTKLEPVVLEEQLKLALKGKVILQRINETKFESFVEAKSPIYDLVFIGEKLATNNVIQMANFLRGKNFRMPLILLTSQSEANLSQSQKSAGIDHILNIAEITLPTFSWTFSSLLKESEVQKKAEEFDSIRVKIMSINSVLAHITHEINNPLGVIRLALFQLQSKSKPDESTAKYFKMITDNVNKLEEQIQALRSAREEMRTEYNMLKKILSLKD, from the coding sequence ATGGACTCTGTTTATATACTGTTAGTAGAACCGACTAAGTTAGAACCGGTTGTGCTTGAAGAACAATTAAAATTAGCTCTAAAAGGTAAAGTTATCCTGCAAAGGATAAATGAAACAAAATTTGAATCTTTCGTCGAAGCAAAGTCGCCTATTTATGATTTGGTTTTTATCGGAGAAAAATTAGCCACAAACAATGTAATTCAGATGGCTAATTTTCTTCGTGGAAAAAATTTCAGGATGCCGCTCATTCTTCTTACATCACAAAGCGAAGCCAACTTATCGCAATCTCAGAAGTCAGCAGGTATCGACCATATTTTAAACATTGCAGAGATAACGCTTCCAACTTTTTCGTGGACGTTCAGCAGTTTATTAAAAGAATCTGAAGTACAGAAAAAAGCAGAAGAGTTCGATTCTATCCGGGTAAAAATTATGAGTATAAATTCAGTATTGGCTCATATAACACACGAAATAAATAATCCTCTCGGTGTTATCCGACTGGCACTTTTTCAACTTCAATCTAAAAGTAAACCCGACGAAAGCACTGCAAAGTATTTCAAAATGATTACAGATAACGTCAACAAACTCGAGGAACAAATCCAAGCCCTCCGCAGCGCACGAGAAGAAATGAGAACTGAGTATAATATGCTTAAGAAAATTCTCTCTCTTAAAGATTGA